The Bacillota bacterium genome window below encodes:
- a CDS encoding ROK family protein: MAIFGVDIGGTKTAVTLGDHQGNILDKIRFPTETDKGVDHTLERIYQGVETLGAAYPGSLADPVFGISCGGPLDSKRGLVLSPPNLPGWDGIPITELLEKRFSGRAFLMNDANACALAEWQFGAARGYANAIFLTFGTGMGAGLILNNQLYTGTNDLAGEVGHIRLAESGPMGYGKAGSFEGFCSGGGLKNLATTYIQEAWAKGERVGFCPDEGALVALDARVVCQAASEGDRHALEIIGTSAKYLGRGLALLIDLLNPEIIVIGSIYARNEALFYPVVKEVLEEECLPGALAQCQIVPAKLGEQVGDIAAIATAFYGLKQLEA; the protein is encoded by the coding sequence GTGGCGATCTTTGGAGTTGATATCGGGGGGACTAAGACCGCGGTGACCCTTGGCGATCACCAAGGCAATATTTTGGACAAAATCAGGTTTCCCACGGAGACCGACAAGGGCGTGGATCACACCCTGGAAAGGATCTACCAGGGTGTAGAGACTCTAGGAGCAGCCTATCCCGGGTCCCTAGCTGATCCCGTGTTTGGGATTTCCTGTGGCGGGCCCCTGGACAGCAAGCGGGGCTTGGTGCTGTCACCGCCAAATCTGCCAGGGTGGGATGGGATTCCCATCACAGAGCTCTTGGAGAAACGGTTTTCCGGCCGGGCCTTTTTGATGAACGACGCCAATGCCTGCGCTTTGGCAGAATGGCAATTTGGTGCGGCCCGGGGTTATGCCAATGCCATCTTCTTGACCTTCGGAACGGGTATGGGAGCAGGGCTGATCCTGAACAACCAGCTGTACACCGGCACCAATGATTTGGCTGGCGAGGTGGGTCATATCCGTTTGGCGGAATCAGGACCCATGGGGTATGGCAAGGCCGGCTCTTTCGAGGGTTTTTGCAGTGGAGGCGGACTGAAAAACCTAGCCACGACTTACATTCAAGAAGCCTGGGCCAAGGGGGAGCGGGTGGGATTTTGTCCCGATGAAGGGGCCCTTGTCGCGCTAGATGCCAGGGTAGTGTGCCAGGCTGCCAGTGAGGGCGATAGGCATGCCCTGGAGATTATTGGGACTTCGGCTAAATACCTGGGCAGGGGATTGGCCCTTTTGATTGATTTACTCAATCCCGAGATCATTGTGATCGGCAGTATCTACGCCCGCAATGAAGCGCTGTTTTACCCTGTGGTGAAGGAAGTATTGGAGGAGGAGTGTCTTCCTGGGGCCCTGGCGCAATGCCAAATCGTCCCGGCCAAATTAGGGGAGCAGGTGGGGGATATCGCCGCCATCGCCACGGCCTTCTACGGCCTGAAGCAGCTGGAGGCCTAG
- a CDS encoding alpha-mannosidase, translating to MKKEIFAVGNAHLDPVWLWQWGEGLQAARATFQSALDRIAEHDEFVFTCAGSGIYQWIEITDPQMFREIQRAVEEGRWVLVGGWWLQPDCNIPSGESFVRHSLYGQRYLLEKFGRCATVGYNVDSFGHSWSLPQILRKSGMDSYVFMRPGPHENPDIPGRLFRWEGLDGSSVLAFQIPYQYNLEGERLAQRWEDIVEEANDQQPMMLFYGVGNHGGGPTKASIAFLDEKKKGDEVSLRFSSPEEYFARVRKLGITPPVYPNELQHHASGCYSVHSEIKRDNRQAEAALEAAEKWAVIAAANTEYAYPAQELTRAWQGVLFNQFHDIMAGTSLESAYIQAKNLHGYALQLGDEVGEFARQAIAGQIDTTRQEGVPLILWNSTSWPRTEVVTAELQWREQEIEVVDLEGNPIPTQVMAPEAAIAPGSRVKIAFPATVPALGYRGYWAVPKVRTTGNDPSAVIVRTNGMENQYLRVEFDVATGALISLFDKTLGLEMLASPGRAVVCDDDSDTWSHGVFSFPNQVGQFDGAEVRIMEAGPVRGRIRIITKFQNSTLRQDYILAAGCRYLDCQATIDWREQHQLMKLTFPVNVTEPTATYEIAYGHITRPCDGEEEPGQRWVDLTGTHRASGTTCGLTLANDCKYSFDITDSEIRMTVLRSPAYAHHIPRRLEPGDEVEYIDQGQQRFAYRLLPHRGGISSGEFSAPRAGVELNSPLVVREDYRHSGPLAPEASFGSTSQPQVHLAVVKQAEDGQQAIVIRAWETSGQDLAEPVAISVMGYRFTAKFLAHEIKTFLLSQGLVTETDLLERPLTD from the coding sequence ATGAAGAAGGAAATCTTTGCCGTCGGAAATGCTCATTTGGATCCAGTGTGGCTGTGGCAGTGGGGAGAGGGACTGCAGGCAGCTAGGGCCACCTTTCAGTCGGCCTTAGATCGGATTGCTGAGCATGATGAATTTGTTTTCACCTGTGCCGGTTCCGGGATTTACCAGTGGATTGAGATCACCGATCCTCAGATGTTTCGGGAGATTCAAAGGGCGGTAGAAGAGGGACGTTGGGTTCTGGTGGGAGGATGGTGGCTGCAGCCAGATTGCAATATCCCTTCGGGAGAGAGTTTTGTTCGGCACAGCCTCTATGGGCAACGCTATCTCCTAGAGAAGTTCGGGCGTTGTGCCACCGTTGGTTATAACGTTGACAGCTTCGGCCACAGCTGGAGCCTGCCGCAGATTTTGCGCAAGAGCGGGATGGACAGTTATGTCTTTATGCGTCCTGGTCCCCATGAAAACCCTGACATTCCCGGACGCCTCTTTCGTTGGGAAGGTCTCGATGGCAGTAGCGTCTTAGCCTTTCAAATTCCCTACCAGTACAACCTAGAGGGCGAGAGACTGGCCCAACGCTGGGAGGATATCGTCGAGGAAGCCAATGACCAGCAACCGATGATGCTCTTCTATGGGGTGGGAAACCATGGGGGAGGTCCCACTAAGGCCAGCATCGCTTTCTTAGATGAGAAGAAAAAGGGCGATGAAGTATCCCTTCGGTTTAGCAGTCCCGAGGAGTACTTTGCTCGGGTCAGAAAACTAGGAATCACACCTCCGGTGTATCCCAACGAGCTGCAGCACCATGCCAGCGGGTGTTACTCTGTTCACTCCGAGATTAAGCGAGATAATCGCCAAGCTGAGGCGGCCTTAGAGGCGGCAGAAAAATGGGCTGTAATCGCGGCGGCCAATACAGAGTATGCCTATCCAGCTCAGGAGCTGACCCGCGCTTGGCAGGGTGTCCTGTTCAATCAGTTCCATGACATCATGGCCGGTACTTCGCTGGAATCGGCTTACATTCAGGCGAAGAATCTTCACGGTTATGCTTTGCAGTTGGGTGATGAAGTCGGGGAGTTTGCCCGACAGGCCATTGCGGGCCAGATCGATACCACCAGGCAAGAGGGAGTTCCTTTGATCCTGTGGAACAGCACCTCCTGGCCCCGAACCGAGGTGGTCACCGCAGAACTACAGTGGCGGGAGCAGGAAATTGAGGTTGTCGATCTAGAGGGTAACCCCATTCCCACGCAGGTGATGGCGCCAGAGGCAGCTATTGCCCCCGGCTCCCGGGTGAAAATAGCCTTTCCTGCCACCGTTCCCGCCTTGGGATATCGGGGCTATTGGGCTGTCCCCAAGGTGAGAACCACCGGCAATGACCCTTCTGCAGTAATAGTACGTACCAACGGGATGGAGAACCAGTATCTGCGGGTTGAGTTTGACGTTGCCACCGGAGCCCTCATAAGTCTCTTTGACAAGACGCTGGGTCTGGAAATGCTGGCCAGCCCCGGTCGGGCTGTGGTTTGTGACGATGACAGCGACACTTGGAGCCATGGAGTTTTCTCCTTCCCGAATCAGGTGGGGCAGTTTGACGGGGCGGAAGTGAGGATTATGGAGGCTGGTCCTGTTCGAGGTAGGATTCGTATCATCACCAAGTTCCAAAACTCCACTCTGCGCCAGGATTACATCCTCGCGGCGGGTTGTCGCTATCTGGACTGCCAGGCAACTATCGACTGGCGGGAACAACACCAGCTGATGAAACTAACCTTCCCGGTCAATGTCACTGAACCTACGGCTACCTATGAGATTGCCTACGGCCACATTACTCGCCCCTGTGATGGGGAAGAGGAGCCGGGCCAACGTTGGGTAGACTTGACGGGCACCCACAGGGCTAGTGGCACCACCTGTGGTCTGACCTTGGCCAATGACTGCAAGTACAGCTTTGATATCACCGATAGTGAGATTCGCATGACAGTATTGCGCAGTCCCGCTTACGCCCACCACATCCCCCGGCGGCTGGAGCCCGGCGATGAAGTGGAGTATATCGACCAGGGACAGCAGCGCTTCGCTTACCGGCTGTTGCCCCATCGGGGAGGAATTAGTTCCGGAGAATTCTCCGCACCAAGGGCCGGTGTTGAGCTAAACAGCCCCTTGGTGGTCAGGGAGGACTATCGTCACAGTGGTCCCTTGGCACCGGAAGCCTCCTTTGGCAGCACCTCGCAACCCCAGGTGCATCTGGCAGTGGTGAAGCAGGCGGAAGATGGCCAACAGGCCATTGTGATCCGGGCTTGGGAAACCAGCGGGCAGGACTTGGCGGAACCGGTTGCCATCTCGGTGATGGGATACCGGTTTACAGCGAAATTCCTGGCCCACGAAATCAAGACCTTCCTTCTATCCCAGGGATTAGTGACAGAGACAGACCTCTTGGAACGGCCCCTTACAGACTAA
- the addA gene encoding helicase-exonuclease AddAB subunit AddA yields the protein MGAPNFTPEQAAVISARSGGVLVAASAGTGKTFTLTYRIVNRILDRDNPLDLERLLVVTFTDAAAKEMRDRIRQSLVAALADQPRNRHLQEQLDKVGTAQISTIHSFCRRIIQQYAYLLGQEPSPPVIPATEAAVLQAAVLEELFAARYEADDAQFIDLLDSYSRGLGDHRLRDIVLKVYEFTTSLPDPEAWMDHVVALWEVSGRELSEHLWLQILKEQVEAQLEWAKVQTEKAVEICHQPGGPQHYLPQFTQDWTEVLAALEAVKAGNWQQVPGLLPSFPTLKGSRSKEVDPEAQAAAKQLRDQVKKRINELRSGVFSRSLDSFAQDLPEDRKRVVAILDLVKAFARDYTRRKRSLGVVDFADLERLALELLNTIVDGKVILAQRLRDEYDEILIDEYQDTSQIQDEILYLISRDAAEGPQEGLPNRILIGDVKQSIYRFRLADPTLFVSKLGTYSHQPDAKLRQISLTHNFRSRKEVLEAVNYVFQQVMTRQAAEIDYTEGDFLTGGAQWYEDGQAPSSKNPVELYLLDTSAAQSTALEDESSDVAITAMEQEARFIAGRIHQLIEGGYLVFDNKTKKSRPLEYGDIAILLRSPSRAAETVRQVLQQQGIPARSLAGGQLFDGPETRLLVALLELIDNGRLGPQLASVLLSPIGGFSVEEIAQIKADHPEAELADALQAYGESGSALGEKVKDFLDKLADWRRVGQLGPSYLIRHLLRELGPGAFVQYAPDIDLRLRKLRQVVQLAEEFEGTHLPVLSGFIRHLTRLRSEGGLETSLTDLASNAVKIMSIHKSKGLEFPVVFVAGLAKRFNLSDVYGDLQFDSEIGIALRHVDTNARQKWSTLSSLAAAYTIKGKILAEEMRVLYVAMTRAREKLILVGSGANPAQMCSRWTDGVTHPHRQLPTLQLLEARCMLDWIGMAVIRHRDGHPLRQLAECSSAPANVELAGYPCHWYVGVGPEPQTPQGRVDVSAGDDDSQDDLEIAGHLRRLQPLPKPGELPDADYSQLLDWRYPDPKWQRVRRSYAVTDLAQSEDLSPAQRQSTTAAPRGSKFSLQLPRPSFLAGELERGLGAMRGNAVHRFLHLVSLEQDLADSRIVAEVITDLAAQGRLQPAEAKLINPEVVARFFATDLGQMILAAGTQVEREVPFALALPEQTAWGDEDLIVVRGIIDMILPSPQGLVIVDFKTDNVAPEDVPYYAQRYLAQVNYYAQGLTRIRQSPVAAGYLAFLTSGVNFPVPILPRT from the coding sequence ATGGGCGCCCCTAATTTCACCCCTGAACAGGCGGCAGTGATTTCTGCTCGCAGCGGGGGAGTATTGGTGGCGGCATCGGCGGGGACCGGCAAGACCTTTACTTTGACCTATCGCATTGTCAACCGGATTCTAGATCGTGACAACCCCTTGGACCTGGAGCGGCTCCTGGTAGTCACCTTTACCGATGCCGCTGCCAAGGAGATGCGGGATCGGATCCGGCAAAGTCTCGTCGCAGCCCTGGCAGATCAGCCAAGGAATCGCCACCTGCAGGAGCAATTGGATAAGGTTGGCACAGCTCAGATCTCCACGATTCACAGCTTTTGCCGCAGAATCATCCAGCAATACGCCTACCTGCTGGGTCAGGAGCCTTCGCCTCCGGTGATACCGGCAACCGAAGCTGCGGTGCTGCAAGCAGCGGTCCTGGAGGAGTTATTCGCCGCCCGTTATGAAGCCGACGATGCTCAGTTTATTGACCTTTTGGATAGTTACAGTCGAGGGCTAGGAGATCATCGCCTCAGAGATATAGTATTGAAGGTCTATGAGTTCACCACCAGTTTACCGGACCCAGAGGCCTGGATGGATCACGTGGTGGCTCTGTGGGAGGTAAGTGGGCGGGAACTGTCAGAGCACTTGTGGCTCCAGATTCTCAAGGAACAGGTTGAGGCTCAGTTGGAATGGGCTAAGGTGCAGACAGAGAAGGCAGTGGAGATCTGCCATCAGCCAGGAGGCCCGCAGCATTATTTGCCTCAGTTTACCCAGGATTGGACAGAGGTCCTGGCTGCGCTAGAGGCCGTTAAGGCCGGTAACTGGCAGCAGGTTCCTGGGCTTCTCCCGAGCTTTCCGACACTCAAGGGCAGTCGCAGCAAGGAGGTAGATCCAGAAGCTCAGGCGGCAGCCAAGCAGCTCAGGGATCAGGTAAAAAAAAGGATTAACGAACTAAGAAGCGGTGTTTTCTCCCGCAGCCTCGATAGCTTTGCTCAGGATCTGCCCGAGGACCGTAAGCGAGTTGTCGCGATCCTGGACTTGGTCAAGGCCTTTGCCCGGGACTACACCAGAAGGAAGCGGAGCCTAGGAGTGGTGGATTTTGCCGACCTGGAAAGATTGGCACTAGAGCTGTTGAACACGATCGTTGATGGTAAGGTCATTTTGGCTCAGCGCCTGAGGGACGAATATGATGAGATCTTGATCGATGAGTATCAAGACACCAGTCAAATTCAAGACGAAATCTTGTATCTAATCTCCCGGGATGCTGCGGAAGGCCCTCAGGAGGGATTACCCAATCGGATCCTAATTGGTGACGTGAAGCAGAGTATTTATCGGTTTCGGTTGGCAGATCCGACACTGTTTGTCAGCAAACTGGGAACCTATAGTCATCAACCCGATGCCAAATTGAGACAGATTTCCCTCACCCATAACTTCCGGTCTCGCAAAGAGGTCCTGGAGGCAGTTAACTATGTCTTTCAACAGGTGATGACCCGGCAGGCCGCAGAGATCGACTACACCGAAGGGGATTTCCTTACCGGCGGAGCCCAGTGGTATGAGGATGGACAGGCTCCTTCTTCGAAGAATCCCGTAGAATTGTATCTCTTGGATACCTCAGCTGCCCAGTCCACTGCCCTAGAGGATGAATCCAGCGATGTGGCCATCACTGCGATGGAGCAAGAGGCACGATTTATCGCCGGAAGAATCCATCAGCTGATCGAAGGCGGGTATCTTGTCTTTGATAACAAGACCAAGAAGTCCCGTCCCCTGGAGTATGGCGATATTGCGATTTTACTGCGCTCGCCCTCCAGAGCGGCCGAGACGGTGCGACAGGTACTGCAGCAACAGGGCATTCCTGCCCGATCCCTAGCTGGTGGTCAGCTCTTTGACGGCCCGGAAACCAGGTTACTGGTAGCTTTGTTAGAGCTGATCGATAACGGTCGTTTGGGCCCCCAGCTGGCCAGCGTGTTGCTAAGCCCCATCGGTGGCTTTAGTGTCGAAGAGATAGCCCAGATCAAAGCTGATCATCCTGAGGCAGAACTTGCCGACGCTCTCCAAGCCTATGGTGAGAGTGGATCTGCACTGGGAGAGAAGGTAAAGGACTTTCTCGATAAACTGGCTGACTGGCGCCGAGTTGGCCAGTTGGGGCCCTCCTACTTGATTCGCCATCTCCTGCGGGAGTTGGGACCGGGGGCATTTGTCCAGTACGCTCCCGATATCGATCTTAGGCTGCGTAAGCTGAGACAGGTGGTGCAGTTAGCCGAGGAGTTTGAAGGAACCCATCTGCCGGTGCTATCGGGTTTTATTCGGCATTTGACCAGGCTGCGCAGTGAAGGGGGCTTAGAGACGTCGCTCACGGATCTTGCCTCTAACGCGGTCAAGATTATGAGTATCCATAAGAGCAAGGGATTGGAGTTTCCTGTGGTGTTTGTCGCGGGGTTGGCAAAGCGCTTCAATCTCTCGGATGTTTACGGCGATCTTCAGTTTGACAGTGAAATTGGGATCGCGTTGCGGCATGTGGACACCAATGCCCGGCAGAAGTGGTCTACCCTTAGCTCTCTGGCAGCAGCCTATACCATCAAGGGGAAAATCTTAGCTGAAGAAATGCGGGTTCTCTATGTGGCTATGACCCGGGCCAGGGAGAAGTTAATCCTGGTGGGCAGCGGTGCCAATCCCGCCCAGATGTGTTCTCGGTGGACCGACGGGGTGACACATCCCCACAGGCAATTGCCTACACTGCAATTGCTGGAGGCTAGGTGTATGTTGGACTGGATCGGTATGGCGGTGATCCGGCATCGGGATGGTCACCCACTGCGCCAGTTGGCGGAGTGCAGCAGTGCTCCAGCTAACGTAGAGTTAGCTGGGTATCCCTGTCATTGGTATGTCGGTGTTGGCCCTGAGCCCCAGACACCTCAGGGCAGAGTCGATGTCTCGGCCGGCGACGATGACTCCCAGGATGATCTGGAGATCGCTGGCCATCTTCGCCGCCTACAGCCCCTTCCGAAGCCAGGGGAACTGCCGGATGCAGATTACAGCCAATTGCTAGACTGGCGGTACCCCGATCCAAAGTGGCAAAGGGTAAGAAGAAGTTACGCTGTAACGGACTTGGCACAAAGTGAGGACTTGTCCCCGGCTCAGCGGCAGAGTACCACAGCAGCCCCACGGGGCTCCAAGTTTTCACTACAGCTTCCTCGGCCCAGCTTTTTGGCCGGTGAGTTGGAACGGGGGCTAGGGGCAATGCGGGGTAACGCCGTACACCGCTTTTTGCACTTGGTTTCCCTGGAACAGGATCTGGCTGATTCCAGGATTGTAGCGGAGGTTATCACTGATCTGGCGGCTCAGGGTAGACTGCAACCGGCGGAAGCCAAGCTCATCAATCCTGAGGTGGTAGCTCGCTTCTTTGCTACAGACTTGGGCCAGATGATCCTCGCAGCCGGCACCCAAGTGGAGCGAGAGGTTCCCTTTGCTTTGGCCTTACCGGAGCAGACCGCTTGGGGTGACGAAGATCTCATCGTTGTCCGGGGGATTATAGACATGATCCTGCCATCGCCCCAGGGACTGGTGATTGTGGACTTTAAGACCGATAATGTGGCCCCAGAGGATGTTCCCTATTATGCCCAACGCTATCTTGCTCAAGTGAACTACTACGCACAAGGGTTAACCAGGATTCGCCAAAGCCCCGTAGCGGCAGGATATTTGGCCTTCTTGACTTCGGGAGTCAACTTCCCGGTGCCCATTCTTCCACGAACCTAA
- the nifJ gene encoding pyruvate:ferredoxin (flavodoxin) oxidoreductase: MRKMTIDGNTAAAHVAYAWSDVAAIYPITPSSPMGEVCDDWAANGRKNLFGQTVRVAELQSEAGAAGAVHGSLAAGALTTTFTASQGLLLMIPNMYKIAGELLPTVFHVTARTVATHALSIFGDHSDVMAARQTGWAMLASASVQEAMDLALVAHVATLRSSIPFLHFFDGFRTSHEIQKIDVIDYEEMAPLVDHEAIAKFRKRALNPERPHMRGTAQNPDIFFQNREAANRYYDAVPDIVAEVMAEVGKITGRQYKPFDYYGAPDADRVIVIMGSGAEAVEETVDYLLAKGEKVGVITVRLYRPFSAKYFLDVLPETVKTVVVMDRTKEPGAAGEPLYQDVQTVLAEAGKKDIRVLGGRYGLSSKEFNPTMIVPIYENAAAEEPKNHFTVGIVDDVTFTSLPIGEPVDTSYEGLFQGKFWGLGSDGTVGANKNSIKIIGDHTDLYAQGYFVYDSKKSGGITISNLRFGPKPIQSPYLIDQPDFVACHNPSYVTRYDMLDGIKEGGVFLLNSPWTVEEMETHLPASLRRTIAEKKLRFYNIDAVKIATEIGLGRRINTVLQAAFFKIANVIPVDDAIDYMKQAIKDTYGRRGEKIVQANYAAVERGVEEVVQIDYPASWINATEEAAATAEVPDFVRDIVQPMAAQKGDDLPVSAFTPDGVFPTGTTAYEKRGIAIDVPRWIPENCIQCNQCSFVCPHAAIRPFLVKDEAAGEAPEGFVMKKAVGRDFAGYQYRIQVSPLDCTGCGVCVQVCPAKEKALAMEPFAARLEAEADNWDYAMTLPTPDIEFNVNTVKGSQFKQPLFEFSGACAGCGETAYIKLATQLFGDRMIIANATGCSSIYGGSAPTCPYTVNEKGHGPAWGNSLFEDNAEFGYGMLMANKAQRAALAAKMETLLNADISAELKEAFGTWLEDPESADNTRAAAEKIKALLPAALESASGDTATALQYIQDNADILVKKSIWIIGGDGWAYDIGFGGLDHVLASGEDVNVLVLDTEVYSNTGGQASKATPTGSVARFAASGKKTKKKDLGMMAMSYGYVYVASVSSGANYNQLVKAMSEAESYRGPSLIIAYAPCINHGINMSMSAEEGKQAVASGYWPLYRYNPLLAEEGKNPFILDSKEPNGKFRDFIMGEVRYRSLTQTFPEESERLFAKAEKEVLARYENYKRLAGQE; the protein is encoded by the coding sequence ATGCGGAAGATGACTATCGATGGGAATACCGCTGCGGCCCACGTTGCCTATGCGTGGAGCGATGTAGCTGCTATTTATCCCATCACTCCATCTTCTCCCATGGGAGAAGTCTGCGATGACTGGGCAGCTAACGGCCGCAAGAACCTCTTTGGCCAGACTGTTCGGGTAGCAGAGTTGCAGTCCGAAGCTGGAGCTGCCGGAGCCGTTCACGGTTCCCTAGCCGCTGGCGCGTTGACCACAACCTTTACCGCATCGCAGGGTCTACTACTCATGATCCCTAACATGTACAAGATTGCCGGTGAGCTGCTGCCAACGGTCTTTCACGTGACTGCCCGGACAGTAGCTACCCATGCCCTGTCGATCTTTGGCGATCACTCTGATGTGATGGCCGCCCGTCAGACTGGGTGGGCAATGCTGGCTTCTGCCTCGGTGCAAGAGGCTATGGACCTAGCCTTGGTGGCCCACGTGGCTACTCTACGGTCCAGCATCCCCTTCCTCCACTTCTTTGACGGTTTTAGAACCTCTCACGAGATTCAAAAGATCGATGTCATCGATTACGAGGAAATGGCACCCTTGGTCGACCACGAGGCTATTGCCAAGTTCCGCAAGCGTGCCCTCAATCCCGAGCGGCCCCACATGCGGGGTACAGCTCAGAACCCTGACATCTTCTTCCAGAACCGCGAAGCCGCCAACCGTTACTATGACGCTGTTCCGGACATCGTTGCCGAGGTAATGGCTGAGGTTGGCAAGATTACCGGTCGTCAGTATAAGCCCTTTGACTACTACGGTGCCCCCGACGCAGATCGCGTCATCGTGATCATGGGCTCCGGCGCCGAGGCCGTCGAGGAAACCGTTGACTATCTCCTCGCGAAGGGCGAGAAGGTCGGTGTCATCACCGTTCGCTTGTATCGACCCTTCTCCGCTAAGTACTTCCTTGATGTCTTGCCCGAGACCGTCAAGACCGTGGTGGTCATGGATCGCACCAAGGAACCCGGTGCAGCCGGCGAGCCCTTGTATCAAGACGTCCAGACTGTCTTGGCCGAGGCCGGCAAGAAGGATATCCGCGTCCTCGGTGGCCGATATGGTCTGAGTTCTAAGGAATTCAACCCGACCATGATCGTGCCCATTTACGAGAATGCTGCCGCTGAAGAGCCGAAGAACCACTTTACCGTAGGAATCGTTGACGATGTCACCTTCACTTCTCTACCCATCGGTGAGCCCGTTGACACCTCCTACGAAGGCCTGTTCCAGGGTAAGTTCTGGGGCTTGGGTTCCGACGGTACCGTTGGTGCTAATAAGAACAGCATTAAGATCATTGGTGACCATACCGACCTGTACGCCCAGGGTTATTTCGTCTATGACTCCAAGAAGTCTGGCGGAATTACCATTTCCAACCTACGGTTTGGGCCAAAGCCCATTCAGTCACCTTATCTCATCGATCAACCGGACTTCGTTGCCTGTCACAATCCGTCCTATGTGACTCGCTACGATATGCTCGATGGCATTAAAGAGGGCGGCGTGTTCCTCCTGAACTCTCCTTGGACGGTAGAGGAAATGGAGACCCACCTCCCGGCCTCGCTGCGCAGAACCATTGCCGAGAAGAAGCTGCGCTTCTATAACATCGATGCCGTCAAGATTGCCACTGAGATTGGCCTGGGTCGTCGGATCAATACCGTATTGCAGGCAGCCTTCTTCAAGATTGCCAACGTTATTCCCGTCGACGATGCCATTGACTATATGAAACAGGCAATCAAGGACACCTACGGCCGTCGAGGCGAAAAGATCGTTCAGGCCAACTATGCGGCTGTCGAGCGTGGCGTAGAGGAAGTTGTCCAGATCGACTATCCGGCCAGCTGGATCAACGCCACTGAAGAAGCAGCGGCTACCGCTGAGGTTCCGGATTTTGTGCGGGATATCGTTCAGCCCATGGCTGCCCAGAAGGGTGATGACCTACCGGTTAGCGCCTTTACTCCCGACGGTGTCTTCCCCACCGGTACTACGGCCTATGAGAAGCGAGGAATCGCCATCGACGTTCCCCGCTGGATACCGGAAAATTGTATCCAATGTAACCAATGCTCCTTCGTCTGTCCCCATGCTGCCATTCGTCCCTTCTTGGTCAAGGATGAAGCAGCTGGCGAGGCCCCTGAGGGCTTTGTGATGAAGAAGGCCGTTGGCCGTGATTTTGCCGGTTACCAGTATCGCATCCAGGTCAGTCCTCTGGATTGTACCGGTTGTGGCGTCTGTGTCCAGGTATGTCCGGCCAAGGAGAAGGCCCTGGCAATGGAGCCCTTCGCAGCTCGGCTTGAGGCTGAGGCCGATAACTGGGATTACGCAATGACTCTTCCCACCCCGGACATCGAGTTCAACGTCAATACCGTCAAGGGTAGTCAGTTCAAGCAACCGCTCTTTGAGTTCTCCGGTGCCTGTGCTGGCTGTGGCGAAACTGCCTATATCAAGTTGGCCACCCAACTCTTTGGTGACCGCATGATCATCGCCAACGCTACCGGTTGTTCCTCAATCTACGGTGGTTCGGCCCCAACTTGCCCCTACACCGTCAACGAGAAGGGTCATGGTCCTGCTTGGGGTAACTCCCTCTTTGAGGACAACGCTGAGTTTGGCTATGGCATGTTGATGGCCAACAAGGCACAAAGAGCCGCCTTGGCAGCTAAGATGGAGACTCTGCTCAATGCAGACATTTCCGCTGAGCTCAAGGAAGCCTTTGGCACTTGGCTAGAGGATCCCGAGAGTGCTGATAACACCCGTGCCGCTGCCGAGAAGATCAAGGCGCTGCTGCCTGCCGCCCTTGAGTCTGCTTCCGGCGACACCGCTACCGCGCTCCAGTACATCCAGGACAACGCTGACATATTGGTCAAGAAGTCCATCTGGATTATCGGTGGAGACGGCTGGGCCTACGACATCGGATTTGGTGGTTTGGACCATGTCCTAGCCTCCGGCGAAGATGTCAACGTCCTGGTGCTCGATACCGAGGTCTACTCCAACACCGGTGGTCAAGCTTCCAAGGCAACTCCGACCGGTTCGGTAGCTCGCTTTGCTGCTTCCGGTAAGAAGACCAAGAAGAAGGACCTAGGCATGATGGCCATGTCCTACGGCTATGTCTATGTCGCTTCTGTGTCCAGCGGAGCCAACTACAACCAGCTGGTTAAGGCTATGTCCGAAGCCGAAAGCTATCGTGGCCCCTCACTGATCATCGCCTATGCACCGTGTATCAACCACGGAATTAACATGTCGATGAGTGCTGAGGAAGGTAAGCAAGCGGTGGCTTCCGGATACTGGCCGCTGTATCGTTACAACCCGCTGCTGGCCGAAGAGGGTAAGAATCCCTTTATCCTCGATTCCAAGGAACCCAACGGCAAGTTCCGTGACTTCATCATGGGTGAGGTCCGGTACCGCAGCCTAACTCAGACCTTCCCAGAGGAATCTGAGCGGTTGTTCGCCAAGGCTGAAAAGGAAGTTCTGGCCCGGTACGAGAACTACAAGCGGTTGGCTGGCCAGGAGTAA
- a CDS encoding MBL fold metallo-hydrolase: protein MQVTDTVLWTGVLDPDLRVFDVVIPTEYGTTYNSYLIKAKKPTLIDTVKGNFTEEFLEKLTAAIDLADLQYLVVNHTEPDHSGAVSELLQRAPHLKVYGSPAALRFLRAQVGRDFDSVAVKHNDTLDLGARKWRFCVVR from the coding sequence ATGCAGGTGACTGACACTGTCCTTTGGACCGGGGTATTGGACCCCGATCTGCGAGTTTTTGACGTAGTGATTCCCACGGAATATGGTACAACCTATAACTCGTATTTGATCAAAGCCAAGAAACCCACCCTGATTGATACCGTCAAAGGCAATTTCACCGAGGAGTTCCTGGAGAAATTGACGGCAGCCATCGATCTTGCCGATTTGCAATACTTAGTTGTCAATCACACGGAACCCGATCACTCTGGGGCTGTATCGGAATTGCTGCAGCGGGCTCCTCACCTGAAGGTGTATGGTTCTCCCGCGGCTTTGAGGTTCCTGCGGGCCCAGGTGGGCCGGGACTTTGACTCGGTGGCAGTGAAACATAACGATACCTTAGATTTGGGAGCTAGAAAATGGCGGTTTTGCGTGGTTCGGTGA